In one window of Agrobacterium larrymoorei DNA:
- a CDS encoding YitT family protein gives MWSADPAKHAPVEDIQGIVTGSIVSALGFYLLSKVGLLTGGTAGVAFLIHYAFGISFGLMFFLVNLPFYYLSFRRLGLAFSLKTFIAIGLVSVLTELEQRWMVIDSINPLFASVLGGLLLGYGLLALYRHRASLGGVGILAIYIQDRFGIRAGLLQLAFDICVMIAAFSVINPQTVLYSIVGAFVLNLFLTINHRSDRYIVVR, from the coding sequence ATGTGGAGTGCCGATCCTGCAAAACATGCGCCGGTGGAAGACATTCAGGGCATCGTGACTGGCAGCATCGTTTCTGCCCTCGGCTTCTATCTGCTGAGTAAAGTCGGTCTGCTGACCGGCGGTACGGCGGGCGTTGCCTTCCTGATCCACTATGCTTTCGGCATCAGCTTCGGGCTCATGTTCTTCCTCGTCAATCTGCCCTTCTATTATCTTTCCTTCCGCCGCCTTGGGCTTGCCTTCTCGCTGAAAACCTTCATTGCCATCGGACTCGTTTCGGTGCTGACGGAACTGGAGCAGCGCTGGATGGTGATAGATAGCATCAATCCGCTTTTCGCCTCCGTTCTCGGTGGCCTGCTTTTAGGCTACGGGTTGCTCGCGCTCTACCGCCACCGTGCAAGCCTTGGCGGCGTCGGCATTCTGGCGATCTATATTCAGGATCGCTTCGGCATTCGCGCCGGTCTCCTTCAGCTTGCTTTCGATATCTGCGTGATGATCGCCGCCTTTTCCGTCATCAATCCGCAGACGGTGCTTTACTCCATCGTCGGCGCTTTCGTGCTGAACCTGTTCCTCACCATCAACCACCGCTCGGATCGCTACATCGTCGTGCGCTGA
- a CDS encoding YitT family protein, whose protein sequence is MSDVAQRKLAKFWTSTSAKHSLLEDALAVIAGSMLISLGVVLLSGGGLLTGGVVGVAFLLHYATGLSFGLIFFLANLPFYYLALRRLGLAFTIKTFCAVGSTALLSEYLPHLIVLQNVNPVIAAAFGGLTVAAGMLALFRHRASLGGFGILALYIQDRFGIRAGLTQLAFDCTVLFFSFFVATPFIILCSILGALVMNLVIAINHRNDRYIAM, encoded by the coding sequence ATGAGCGACGTTGCGCAACGAAAACTGGCGAAATTCTGGACATCGACATCGGCGAAGCATTCGTTGCTGGAAGATGCACTGGCCGTGATCGCAGGCAGCATGCTGATCTCGCTCGGCGTCGTTCTTCTCTCCGGCGGCGGGCTGCTGACCGGCGGCGTGGTGGGCGTCGCCTTTCTCCTGCATTATGCGACAGGCCTCAGCTTCGGCCTGATCTTCTTCCTCGCCAACTTGCCATTCTATTATCTGGCGCTGCGCCGCCTCGGGCTTGCCTTCACCATCAAGACCTTCTGCGCCGTGGGCTCGACGGCGCTGCTTTCGGAATATCTGCCGCACCTCATCGTCTTGCAGAATGTCAACCCGGTCATCGCCGCAGCCTTCGGCGGGCTGACGGTGGCGGCTGGCATGCTCGCCCTTTTCCGCCACCGCGCCAGCCTCGGCGGCTTCGGCATTCTGGCGCTCTATATTCAGGACCGTTTCGGCATCCGCGCTGGCCTCACGCAACTCGCATTCGATTGCACGGTCCTGTTCTTCTCCTTCTTCGTCGCCACCCCCTTCATCATTCTCTGCTCCATTCTCGGTGCGCTGGTGATGAATTTGGTGATTGCGATCAATCACCGGAATGATCGTTATATCGCGATGTAA
- a CDS encoding ligase-associated DNA damage response DEXH box helicase, with the protein MKHTDPQIAGTHVGTLPLPFQKWFAEKGWSPRAHQLELSARARGGENMLLIAPTGAGKTLGGFMASLTDLAERGKVPPGSAFVGVHTLYISPLKALAVDIERNLMKPVSEMGLPITVETRTGDTPQAKRQRQKVKPPDILLTTPEQVSLLLANKEAERFFKDLKYVVLDELHSLVTSKRGHLLSLALARIRRHAPAMRTIGLSATVADPMDLQRYLAPQVEGEGPAGLITVEGGAKPNISILDTEERIPWSGHSARYAMQDLYPELKSHQTTLIFVNTRSQAERIFQELWTINEDNLPIALHHGSLDAGQRRRVESAMAENKLRAVVATSTLDLGIDWGDVDLVVHVGAPKGASRLAQRIGRANHRMDEPSKAILVPANRFEVMECRAALDANYIGAQDTPPIAEGALDVLAQHVLGMACAEPFDADELYREVTSASPYFGLPRETFDRVVDFTATGGYALRTYERYARIRQMKDGRWRVSNPQVAQQYRLNLGTIVEAAELNVRMVKRNAKGTVGRGGMSLGKVEEHFLEQLVQGDTFLFAGKVLRFEGIRENECLVSQAFSLDPKIPSYAGGKFPLSTYLADQVRSMLADPSRWHALPDQVRDWLAIQKEKSIIPKRDELLVETFPFRKRFFMVMYPFEGRLAHQTLGMLLTRRLERAGAKPMGFVATDYSLAIWAMEDMGRRLESGRLSLPDLLDEDMLGDDLEAWLDESYLLKRTFRNCAVISGLIERRHPGKEKTGRQVTVSSDLIYDVLRSHEPDHILLEATRRDASAGLLDIARLGDMLRRIKGHTHHRALEHVSPLAVPVMLEIGRETVIGQAQDDVLAEAADELIAEAMS; encoded by the coding sequence GTGAAACACACCGACCCTCAGATAGCCGGCACGCATGTTGGCACGCTACCGCTCCCCTTCCAGAAATGGTTTGCGGAAAAGGGATGGAGCCCGCGTGCGCACCAGCTGGAGCTTTCCGCCCGCGCTCGCGGCGGGGAAAACATGTTGCTGATTGCGCCGACGGGCGCGGGCAAGACGCTGGGTGGCTTCATGGCTTCGCTCACCGATCTCGCGGAGCGCGGCAAGGTGCCGCCGGGTTCGGCCTTCGTCGGTGTGCACACGCTCTATATCTCGCCGCTGAAGGCGCTGGCTGTCGATATCGAGCGCAACCTGATGAAGCCGGTGTCGGAGATGGGGCTGCCGATCACGGTCGAGACCCGCACGGGTGACACGCCGCAGGCCAAGCGCCAGCGGCAGAAGGTGAAGCCGCCGGATATTCTGCTGACGACGCCGGAGCAGGTATCGCTGCTGCTCGCCAACAAGGAAGCCGAACGCTTCTTCAAGGACCTGAAATATGTCGTGCTGGATGAGCTTCACTCGCTCGTCACCTCCAAGCGCGGGCATCTGCTCTCGCTCGCGCTCGCCCGCATCCGCCGCCACGCGCCTGCCATGCGCACCATCGGGCTATCAGCGACTGTTGCCGACCCGATGGATTTGCAGCGCTATCTCGCGCCGCAGGTGGAGGGGGAAGGGCCTGCCGGTCTCATCACCGTCGAGGGCGGCGCGAAGCCCAATATTTCGATCCTCGATACGGAAGAGCGCATTCCATGGTCCGGCCATTCGGCGCGCTATGCTATGCAGGATCTCTATCCCGAGCTGAAATCACACCAGACGACGCTGATCTTCGTCAACACACGCTCGCAGGCCGAACGCATTTTTCAGGAACTCTGGACGATCAATGAGGACAATCTGCCGATTGCGCTGCATCACGGCTCGCTGGATGCCGGGCAGAGGCGACGGGTGGAATCCGCGATGGCGGAGAACAAGCTGCGCGCCGTCGTCGCCACCTCAACGCTCGATCTCGGGATCGACTGGGGCGATGTCGATCTCGTCGTGCATGTCGGTGCGCCGAAGGGGGCAAGCCGTCTTGCCCAGCGCATAGGCCGCGCAAACCACCGCATGGATGAGCCGTCCAAAGCCATTCTCGTGCCCGCCAACCGCTTCGAGGTAATGGAGTGCCGCGCCGCGCTCGATGCGAACTATATCGGCGCGCAGGACACGCCGCCCATTGCCGAGGGCGCGCTGGATGTGCTGGCCCAGCATGTGCTGGGCATGGCCTGCGCCGAGCCTTTCGATGCCGATGAGCTTTACCGCGAAGTGACTAGCGCGTCGCCTTACTTCGGCCTGCCGCGCGAGACCTTCGACCGCGTGGTGGATTTTACCGCGACTGGCGGCTATGCGCTGCGCACCTATGAGCGTTATGCCCGCATCCGCCAGATGAAGGACGGGCGCTGGCGTGTGTCCAACCCGCAGGTGGCGCAGCAATATCGGCTGAACCTCGGCACCATTGTCGAAGCAGCCGAACTCAATGTCCGCATGGTCAAGCGCAACGCCAAGGGCACGGTCGGGCGCGGGGGCATGTCTCTCGGCAAGGTGGAAGAGCATTTCCTCGAACAGCTGGTGCAGGGTGATACCTTCCTCTTTGCAGGCAAGGTGCTGCGTTTCGAAGGCATCCGCGAAAACGAATGCCTCGTCAGTCAGGCCTTCTCGCTGGACCCGAAGATACCGTCCTATGCAGGCGGCAAGTTTCCGCTGTCCACCTATCTCGCAGACCAAGTCCGCTCCATGCTGGCCGATCCCTCCCGCTGGCATGCCCTGCCGGATCAGGTGCGGGACTGGCTGGCAATCCAGAAGGAAAAGTCGATCATCCCCAAGCGCGACGAGCTTCTGGTGGAAACATTCCCGTTCCGCAAGCGCTTCTTCATGGTCATGTACCCCTTCGAGGGGCGACTGGCGCACCAGACGCTCGGCATGTTGCTCACCCGCAGGCTGGAGCGCGCTGGCGCGAAGCCGATGGGCTTCGTCGCCACCGATTATTCGCTGGCGATCTGGGCGATGGAGGATATGGGCCGTCGCCTTGAATCGGGTCGCCTTTCGCTGCCGGACCTGCTGGACGAAGATATGCTGGGCGATGATCTCGAAGCGTGGCTGGACGAATCCTACCTGCTCAAACGCACCTTCCGTAACTGCGCCGTCATCTCCGGCCTGATCGAGCGCCGCCATCCCGGCAAGGAAAAGACCGGGCGGCAGGTGACTGTTTCGTCAGACCTTATTTATGACGTTCTTCGCAGCCATGAGCCAGACCACATCCTGCTGGAAGCCACGCGACGCGATGCTTCGGCGGGGCTTTTGGACATTGCCCGACTTGGCGATATGCTAAGGCGAATCAAGGGCCACACGCATCACCGCGCGCTTGAGCATGTTTCTCCGCTTGCCGTGCCGGTCATGCTGGAAATCGGACGCGAGACGGTAATCGGACAAGCGCAGGACGACGTGCTGGCCGAAGCCGCCGACGAGCTGATCGCCGAGGCCATGTCCTGA
- the pdeM gene encoding ligase-associated DNA damage response endonuclease PdeM — MLSRLALSERFSTGFECQGAETAINGVAALCDPLGGLYLPDLSLLVVSDLHLEKGAAFARRGMMLPPYDTIATLKILASLITRYDPKIVVSLGDNFHDRKGSEHLPLPLRDIIREMARGREWIWINGNHDPDGTVDLPGSSTDEMFYANLVFRHEPKAKAAEALGEIAGHLHPSATVRRRDKTVRRPCFATDGARLLMPAFGVMSGGLDLRHKAMRGLFNHDALIAHLMGRDRIYSVRFGNLLG; from the coding sequence TTGCTGAGCCGCCTTGCCTTGAGCGAAAGATTTTCCACCGGCTTCGAATGCCAGGGCGCCGAGACCGCCATCAACGGCGTCGCGGCCCTGTGCGATCCGTTGGGCGGGCTTTATCTGCCGGATCTTTCACTGCTTGTCGTGTCTGATCTGCATCTGGAAAAGGGCGCGGCCTTTGCCCGCCGCGGCATGATGCTGCCGCCCTATGATACGATTGCGACGCTGAAAATCCTCGCCTCCCTCATCACCCGCTACGACCCGAAGATCGTCGTCAGCCTCGGTGATAATTTTCATGATCGCAAAGGTTCAGAACACCTGCCGCTGCCGCTGCGCGACATCATCCGCGAAATGGCGCGGGGCCGCGAATGGATCTGGATCAACGGCAACCACGATCCCGATGGCACGGTCGATCTGCCGGGTTCTTCCACCGATGAGATGTTCTACGCAAACCTCGTTTTCCGCCACGAGCCGAAGGCGAAAGCAGCGGAAGCGCTGGGCGAAATCGCCGGCCACCTGCACCCCTCCGCAACAGTCCGCCGCCGCGACAAAACCGTGCGCCGCCCCTGCTTTGCGACGGATGGCGCGCGGCTGCTGATGCCTGCCTTCGGCGTCATGAGCGGAGGGCTGGACCTTCGGCACAAGGCCATGCGCGGGCTGTTTAATCACGATGCGCTTATTGCGCATCTGATGGGGCGTGACCGGATTTACTCGGTGCGGTTTGGGAACCTGCTGGGCTAA